The following nucleotide sequence is from Wenzhouxiangella sp. XN24.
GCGAACCATTCCGTCCAACCATGGCAGGTCGAGCTCGAGTGCCTCGCGGTAAAGGAACAGGATCGCGGACAACGCCTGGTTCTGCGTTGAGGCCGCGACCTGGCGATCCGTCGCGAGGTAGGTGAGAAACTGCTCCACTTCCGGCCCGCCCATCTCCCGAGGGTGGCGACTGCCATGGAAGCGGATGAAACGCTTTATCCAGCCCAGGTAGGACGTCTCGGTGCGAAAACTGTAGTGTTTAATCCGAATCCGGTCCCGCACGACGTCCAGCAGCCTCGGCTCCGGCATAACCCAAACCCCGGTATCTGTGGTATATCCAGCAGGATTCAGATGGTAAACAGCGGCTTGGTTCCTTCCAAGCCAGACTATTCAGGGTGTTTCATGCGATATTCAACCGTGTTTAGTCCATCGACTTTGAGTTAGATGCAAGCAAGGAACAGCCATGGCCGCCCGTTGATCGCAATTCAGCGCAGAGTCGATCGCGGTTACGGTATAGACGCACCTCTCGCCATGCTTCGCGAGAACCTGCTGTACTCGGATCGAGTCGAACTTTATCCGGCCCAGCGTATAGTCCTATTGGACATCCCGCACGGCGAGCTACGCCATCACTGCACCGAAAAAGAATGGAACGAGTTCTGTGGCTTCTTGGGCGACAATGATGTGCCGATAGTCCGGCCACGCTGGTGGGAGTTCTGGGTGAAATGATCAATGCATCTAACATTGGGCTGGAGACCGACGCTTGACTGTTCCCTCCTTTCGCTGTCGCTCCAGTCGGTCGCCGTCAAGCGCGGCTCAGCCCGAGCGTTAGGCATCTTGTCTGGCGTAACGTTATAGGTTACGCTTTAATGCATGATACTGAGATTCCGTCACAAAGGATTGGCGAAATTCTTTGCCACGGGTTCTCGGTCTGGAATTCGACCGGCGCATGCAGTCCGCTTGAAGCTGATACTGGCTACTCTCAATGCGGCTACCGGCCCCGGCGACATGGCGCTGCCTGGTTTGAAACTGCATCCGCTGAAAGGAGAACTGAAAGGTCGCTGGGCTGTGGAAGTCAGTGGCAATTGGCGGGTGACCTTTGCCTTCGTAGGTACGGATGCCGATGAAGTGGATTACGAGGATTACCATTAGGATCGACCTATGAAGATGCACAATCCCCCTCATCCTGGCGAGATCATTCGGTCGCTCTGTCTTGAGCCATTGGAACTGACCGTCACGGACGCTGCGGCCGCTCTTGGCGTGAGCCGTAAGACCTTGTCGGCGATCTTGAACGGCCGTGCAGGACTCAGCCCGGAGATGGCGGTGCGTTTGTCGATGGCCTTTGGCACAAGCGCAGAGAGCTGGTTGAATCTGCAGACGCAGTACGATTTGTGGCACGCCGAGAAGCGCCGAAAGGGTCTCAAAGTTGCGCGCCTCGCTGCCTGAGATACCTAACTACAGGATGAACCTGACGATGCCGGCTGTCACGGCCCGTGCATACGCACGGTCCGCGCCAGCCTCCATCGCAGGTTATCCAGGGCGTTAG
It contains:
- a CDS encoding type II toxin-antitoxin system RelE/ParE family toxin, with protein sequence MILRFRHKGLAKFFATGSRSGIRPAHAVRLKLILATLNAATGPGDMALPGLKLHPLKGELKGRWAVEVSGNWRVTFAFVGTDADEVDYEDYH
- a CDS encoding HigA family addiction module antitoxin codes for the protein MKMHNPPHPGEIIRSLCLEPLELTVTDAAAALGVSRKTLSAILNGRAGLSPEMAVRLSMAFGTSAESWLNLQTQYDLWHAEKRRKGLKVARLAA